The following is a genomic window from Neodiprion lecontei isolate iyNeoLeco1 chromosome 4, iyNeoLeco1.1, whole genome shotgun sequence.
GGGGAGTAATTGGCTTTAATGGAGAATATACACCAACATCACCAACGTACGAAAAATAAGTATAAGGTACCTGTTTGTCGACTATTGATGCATCGGTTCTGACCACAAAAGCAATAGGCTGCTCGATATCTACAGGATGCGGCATGGCTACAACTGCTACCTCCTTGACTCCAGGATGAGATAGAAGCACATTTTCGATATCAGCTGGACATACGTTATATTCCGGGCAGCTGATCAAATCTTTCAATCTATCTACGACGAAAATCTCCCCATCCTCGTCATAATAGCCAAGATCCCCCGAGTGCAACCATCCTACGAAAAAAACTCGAATGGCAACGTCTTTGGAATGTAAGCCAGAAGTCAAACCTTACGAATGTCGAAACATTccctcgaaaatttttaagccAACTCACCGTCCTCGTCAAGAACACTAACTGTAGCCTCCGGATTCTTCCAGTAATATTTCATCCTGCTGCAAGTCTTCAACCATAGTTCACCCATTTGATTGGCTCCCAGTACCCGGCCGGTATCAGGATCAACTACTTTCAGTTGGCGATTCGGTAGAATAACACCATTTGATGTAGGTTTCGATTCATTATCCTGAACTGAGAAAGCACCACCGGTTTCGGACATGCCGTATATAACGACGATCAAAGCATGCGGTACCTTTTTCTTCAAGGCTTTTCGAGACACGACCGACAGAGTGCATCCGCCGGTAACGATGCGTCGAAGACTGGAGAGGTCGTACATGTCCAAGGCATCTGACCTTACTAATCTATTGATCATGAAGGGGCTCAAGAAAAGGCTCACTGTCTGCAACAAGAGATGTACGTATCATTTTACACTCGTGTGACGTCAAGCTATTTCAATCACATTGAATGCATTCCATAACTTACTCTAAGTTTTTCGATGAGTGCGCATGCTGTGTACTCTTCGAAGGTCGGTGCTAAAAACCTGGTCTCATTTATGACTATAGGTTCGAGCATGCCGAGTACTTCACTCAGCCATCCTAGACTCGTGAAATTTAGCGCATTAGCGCCGTAAACTGCAGGGCCCTTCAAACGCCCCAGGATAGCTGAGTGGGGCAATGCAACACCTTTCGGAACACCCGAGGACCCAGAAGTCCACACGATTACTGCAGTTTCATTAGAACTTTTGATCGGTGTGCATCTGTAGTTCTGGACTTCGTCGATTTTTTGTtcagtgattattttttcgaactGTAAAAAATCCGTACGTCGACCAAACGTAACAAGTTTTATGTCTACCGTCATTTTCTCAATCGCCTCGGCAAAGATGCCAGCTAATTCTTCGTTGACGAATGCCATTTTCGGAGTGGTGATTTTCATCATACGGTAAAGGTCCTCTAGAAGGATAATTTCAGCATTTTTAACGTTGAAGAGCTAGTTGAAATCATGTTTTCGTTACGCGTAGCATACTTTATTCATGTACAGCCTGAATTCTGTTTTTCTTATTCCACTGCTTTTTTGAACACTCATCAACCCTCCATCGGCCAACATGGACGATATCGTCCACCCTGACTTTCTCACTTATCGGTATCTCGGGAGCAGCGCGAGGGCGTAgcctctcccccccccccccccccgcaaaaaaaaaaacaaaaaaactttcaagCCTCATAAGTACCTACAAATGCAAAAATGCACCATTTTTTACCGGATCGTTATCAAGTACGGGACGctagaagttacagccaggaCGAAATCTTCCATATTGGCCGGCGGTGTTACTATTTGCCGAAATTGAATTAGGTCCAAAGTTTGTATTTTCCTATTCATTTTAAAACTTCAATACGTAGTCCATAAACCTAAcctaaaagaaaaaaagttttcagtgAGCTATCGTATCACAAAGTGGTGTTTTCGGGTGCTTATTTTTCCGATACATTCGGGTTGTTCTGGAATTGTTATTTTCTCACTAGTTTTGACATTTCTAACATATAATCGTAAATATTACTAAAAAACAATCATTTGCAGTGAAAAATCATCATAAATTCTGGTATTATgcgtaaataatttataattattaattaagtagaaattttttaacgaaaactATTGAAATATTAAGTAAACATCTAAAATAGATTAcccgaatgtttttttttaaattactgaatatttctaagtggggaaaaaagagagaaatattttaattttacagaatATTGCACCTTAAAAAATAGCCCATATCGAGGTGTCGAAATGAATAGAGTTTTTTAAGTGAAGCCCAATGGGAGTAGATTTTATTGAAAGATCATAACATCAGGTTTAACCCTAGAATATCTTTTCTTAATAACTATCTGTTACTGAGATTTTTTTGCGAAATGGGCACtctgcaatttttcattttttaacaatttccaCTAATCaactaattgaaaattttgcaatgCAAACCATTGGAATGTCAAGTAAGCACCCGAAACTGATTACCTGAATTTTTcggaaacttttgaaaatccctATGTGGCGGAAAGTTAAGTTTGTCGGTATTACGTCGCAACTAAGCACGCGCGTTGCATGGGTACGTGTACGGCCTTTATAAGTCTTGACTTTGCGTCAAGTGTACTCATAATTATTATGCCATGAAGTTGTATGTGTAACGCGTCCAATTTTACATTGAGATATGAATTAAAGTACGTAATACACACTTTGGTTGCCGCTGTTATTGTTTTAACGAGACTTATCAGCGGTTTCGCCAACCATTCGACTGTTACGAAACTTACCTCCGATCACCTCAACGTGTAAGGGATTGAAGATGGCCCCAAGGTACAGGGCTGCTAAACACGGCATTGCAAGATCCAAATGATGGTGATCGCAAATCATAACAACGTCTCCTGGGAGTAAACCGTTTGCTTTCATCCACAAAGCACATCTCACGCTTCTGTCCCGCATCTTCTCGAAGGTGCATGCTTCGTCAGTTACAGCATCAACCTGAAAGCTCGTGTTCCAACGCGTCAAAACAAATACTCGTGTATTTATGACTACAACGAATCTCTTCAAGGAAAACCCTGATCGGTTATTGATACTTCCGCCATAGATTGCAAAATTACAACACGTCCGGTTGGAAGATATGTAAAAATGGCGTATTACGTATATTCACCTGTCCTACGAATTCCGGATGTTTTTCCAGTTTATGTAGGACGAGTTCTCCTAAACTGGCGTATTCAGACG
Proteins encoded in this region:
- the LOC124294189 gene encoding 4-coumarate--CoA ligase 1-like, whose translation is MRDRSVRCALWMKANGLLPGDVVMICDHHHLDLAMPCLAALYLGAIFNPLHVEVIGEDLYRMMKITTPKMAFVNEELAGIFAEAIEKMTVDIKLVTFGRRTDFLQFEKIITEQKIDEVQNYRCTPIKSSNETAVIVWTSGSSGVPKGVALPHSAILGRLKGPAVYGANALNFTSLGWLSEVLGMLEPIVINETRFLAPTFEEYTACALIEKLRTVSLFLSPFMINRLVRSDALDMYDLSSLRRIVTGGCTLSVVSRKALKKKVPHALIVVIYGMSETGGAFSVQDNESKPTSNGVILPNRQLKVVDPDTGRVLGANQMGELWLKTCSRMKYYWKNPEATVSVLDEDGWLHSGDLGYYDEDGEIFVVDRLKDLISCPEYNVCPADIENVLLSHPGVKEVAVVAMPHPVDIEQPIAFVVRTDASIVDKQVTEQELIDFVAAKLPDGKRLRGGVRFLEHLPKTSTDKVRRRELRELARRIALT